A stretch of Aedes aegypti strain LVP_AGWG chromosome 2, AaegL5.0 Primary Assembly, whole genome shotgun sequence DNA encodes these proteins:
- the LOC5577267 gene encoding charged multivesicular body protein 1b-2, protein MSMSAMEKHLFNLKFAVKDLERNAKKCEKEEKVEILKTKKAIQKGNTEVARIHAENAIRQKNQSLNYLRMSARVDAVASRVQTALTTRQVTNSMAGVVKAMDAAMKGMNLEKISGLMDKFESQFEDLDVQSSYMENTMSQTTTTSVPQNDVESLMQRVADEAGLELNMELPSGPASTAIGASTQASTEQDELTARLARLRQAE, encoded by the exons ATGTCTATGTCAGCGATGGAAA AACATTTGTTCAACCTCAAATTTGCCGTCAAGGACTTGGAGCGAAACGCAAAAAAGTGCGAGAAGGAGGAGAAGGTAGAGATCCTGAAAACGAAAAAGGCCATCCAGAAAGGTAACACGGAAGTGGCAAGGATACATGCCGAGAATGCCATTCGACAGAAGAACCAATCGCTGAATTATCTCCGGATGAGTGCACGGGTAGATGCAGTGGCCAGCCGTGTCCAGACGGCTTTGACCACCCGCCAGGTGACCAACTCGATGGCAGGAGTCGTCAAGGCTATGGACGCAGCTATGAAGGGTATgaacctggagaaaatctccggttTGATGGATAAATTCGAATCGCAGTTTGAGGATCTGGACGTTCAGAGTTCCTACATGGAAAACACGATGTCCCAGACGACGACCACATCGGTACCGCAAAACGACGTCGAATCATTGATGCAACGGGTAGCTGACGAAGCGGG TCTGGAGTTGAATATGGAACTTCCCAGCGGGCCGGCATCCACTGCCATCGGGGCATCTACACAGGCATCCACTGAGCAAGATGAACTCACGGCTCGTCTTGCACGACTACGACAGGCTGAATAA